In a single window of the Candidatus Celerinatantimonas neptuna genome:
- the ilvA gene encoding L-threonine dehydratase biosynthetic IlvA: protein MQDEPDVSTNDYLRRILLSPVYEVAQFTPLQVMSRLSQRLGNEIFIKREDRQPVHSFKLRGAYNKIAQLSAQQKAQGVIAASAGNHAQGVALSATRLEIQATIVMPVTTPDIKVSAVRSLGAQVVLKGDNFDEASQYCQELMEQHGYTMVPPFDDPDVIAGQGTIGKELIDQDSHLDAIFVPVGGGGLAAGIAVYMKQLLPHIKIIAVEPKESACLKAALECGEPTTLDRVGLFADGVAVKRIGQETFRLCQKYIDEVVTVSTDEICAAVQDIFDDVRAISEPAGALALAGLKHYVKKNKLKGSRLACVLSGANVNFHNLRYVSERSELGEKKEAILAVTIPERVGAYLQFVEYLGGRAITEFNYRYGNSDQANIYVGLKVTNRETELPELIETLRQADYKVVDLSDDEIAKLHVRHMVGGKATKPLKEHIFSFEFAEQPRALLRFLQTLGPKWNITLFHYRNHGAAYGHVLIGFEDNGQPLSSITQYFDEIGFNYHFETNNPACQFFL from the coding sequence ATGCAAGACGAACCGGATGTTTCTACCAACGACTATTTACGTCGGATATTATTATCACCAGTCTACGAAGTAGCCCAATTTACCCCTTTACAAGTCATGAGCCGTTTGAGTCAGCGACTCGGTAATGAGATTTTCATCAAACGAGAAGATCGTCAGCCCGTCCACTCATTTAAGCTACGCGGTGCCTATAACAAAATTGCTCAGCTCAGTGCCCAGCAAAAAGCCCAGGGCGTAATCGCAGCTTCGGCCGGAAACCACGCACAAGGTGTCGCTCTGTCAGCAACCCGGCTGGAAATTCAGGCCACCATTGTTATGCCGGTCACAACACCAGATATCAAAGTCAGTGCCGTTCGCTCACTGGGGGCTCAGGTGGTGCTTAAAGGTGATAATTTTGATGAGGCTAGTCAATACTGTCAGGAATTAATGGAACAGCATGGTTATACCATGGTACCGCCTTTCGATGATCCTGATGTTATTGCCGGACAAGGAACCATCGGAAAAGAACTGATTGATCAGGACAGCCATCTTGACGCAATTTTTGTCCCGGTTGGCGGAGGAGGACTTGCTGCCGGCATTGCGGTCTATATGAAGCAATTGCTCCCTCATATTAAGATCATTGCGGTTGAACCCAAAGAAAGTGCTTGTCTAAAAGCAGCTCTTGAATGCGGTGAGCCCACTACACTTGATCGAGTCGGCCTGTTTGCCGATGGCGTTGCTGTCAAGCGTATCGGCCAGGAAACGTTCCGGCTTTGCCAGAAATACATCGATGAAGTCGTCACAGTCAGCACAGATGAAATCTGCGCAGCTGTTCAGGATATATTTGATGACGTCAGGGCTATCTCTGAACCAGCAGGAGCCTTAGCATTAGCAGGCCTCAAGCATTATGTGAAGAAAAACAAACTCAAAGGAAGCCGACTCGCCTGTGTTTTGTCCGGAGCAAATGTTAATTTCCATAATCTGCGGTATGTTTCAGAGCGAAGTGAACTTGGGGAGAAAAAAGAAGCCATCTTAGCTGTGACCATCCCCGAACGCGTGGGTGCATATCTGCAATTTGTTGAATATCTAGGTGGCCGGGCCATTACCGAATTCAACTATCGTTATGGAAACAGTGATCAAGCGAATATCTATGTCGGCCTGAAAGTGACTAACCGCGAAACCGAGCTCCCCGAACTCATTGAAACTCTAAGACAAGCAGATTATAAAGTCGTTGATTTAAGTGATGATGAAATTGCAAAACTGCATGTCCGGCATATGGTCGGAGGCAAAGCGACCAAGCCATTAAAAGAACATATTTTCAGTTTCGAATTTGCAGAGCAACCCCGGGCTCTATTACGATTTTTACAAACCCTGGGACCAAAATGGAATATCACTTTATTCCATTACCGAAATCACGGCGCTGCATACGGGCATGTACTTATC